The following are encoded in a window of Anopheles gambiae chromosome X, idAnoGambNW_F1_1, whole genome shotgun sequence genomic DNA:
- the LOC133393374 gene encoding putative nuclease HARBI1 has translation MDSDSDSEVMLSTNFSLRYILLRKRRNKTNDLWKHRKRNGQYYVLFPELLKQEDKFFQYMRMSKKTFYFILRKIEPFIAKLPTHTPYISPEERLMVTLRFLSTGLPFKSLSFTFCIAHNTIGTIVYETCEAIWKTLNEEFIPFPTTSAFNKVEREFLNKWKFPNCIGAIDGKHVRVKAPSKSGTQYFNYKKYFSLHLQAVADANSKFIAVDVGEYGSRCDSGVFKSSTLYQLIQSNRLNIPPPKPLPGTRQDVPHVLIGDQGYPLKTFLLRPYPDSEDPAKLHFNELLSIARRCVECAFGILVAKWRCLKTELQVTPEHVTLIVQTTCLLHNICMEFKEPLPNPAKNTRASDINYNRANNHSSHQATDLRDYFKNYFFHHID, from the exons atGGATTCGGATTCTGACTCTGAGGTCATGTTGAGTACAAATTTCTCTTTGCGTTACATCTTACTAAGGAAACGGCGCAATAAAACCAACGATCTGTGGAAACATCGTAAGCGAAATGGACAGTACTATGTGTTATTTCCCGAGTTATTGAAACAAGAAGACAAGTTTTTCCAGTATATGAGAATGtcgaaaaaaacattttacttTATATTGAGAAAGATAGAACCTTTCATCGCCAAGTTGCCTACACATACTCCATATATCTCTCCGGAAGAACGATTGATGGTAACTCTCAG ATTTCTTTCTACAGGATTGCCGTTCAAATCACTGTCGTTCACTTTCTGCATCGCTCACAATACGATTGGTACAATTGTTTATGAAACATGTGAAGCAATTTGGAAGACATTGAACGAAGAGTTCATTCCTTTTCCAACAACGTCAGCTTTCAACAAAGTGGAAAGAGAGTTTCTTAACAAATGGAAATTTCCTAATTGCATTGGTGCCATCGATGGCAAACATGTAAGGGTGAAGGCACCGTCAAAATCCGGTACTCAATATTTCAATTAcaagaaatatttttctttgcatttgCAAGCAGTAGCTGATGCCAATAGCAAATTTATAGCCGTTGATGTTGGTGAATATGGGAGTCGTTGTGATAGTGGTGTTTTTAAGTCATCAACGTTGTATCAACTAATACAGTCGAATCGCCTGAATATTCCTCCTCCCAAGCCACTTCCTGGCACTAGACAAGATGTGCCTCACGTGCTCATTGGCGATCAAGGCTACCCATTGAAAACTTTTTTACTGCGTCCCTACCCAGATAGTGAAGATCCAGCCAAACTTCATTTCAATGAATTGTTAAGCATAGCAAGACGTTGCGTTGAATGTGCTTTTGGCATACTAGTCGCTAAATGGCGATGCTTAAAAACAGAATTACAAGTAACTCCAGAGCATGTCACGTTAATAGTCCAAACAACATGTTTGTTACACAATATTTGTATGGAATTTAAAGAACCACTACCAAATCCAGCTAAAAACACAAGGGCTTCAGATATCAATTATAATAGAGCTAACAACCATTCATCTCACCAGGCAACGGATTTAAGAGattatttcaaaaattacTTCTTTCATCACATCGATTGA